One genomic region from Haloterrigena gelatinilytica encodes:
- a CDS encoding glycoside hydrolase family 97 catalytic domain-containing protein: protein MSEEHLQQSFSHSSRRRFLGGVTGLAAAAAYTRAVPEDAAARVANGDDRAVQCVSSPDGTVEVTVDVSDGTPRYAVAVDGTTPLEPSPIGFDFRNQPSFGASADGTTGSDVAVTGSERASETEVWEPVWGAYDSVSAEYNALVVGLEETAEPGRSANLEVRVFDDGVGLRVVFGDSFASNSGRAVVTSENTAFAFADDDTAWWIRNEVTNPRFEQEYEETPLSEIPGGRRETRPTGTPMRNGAHTPLTVETGDGDVYLSVHEADLEDYAAATLAPRSDEGGTELVTELTPLPDGTKASLELPNATPWRTIQIGRRPGDLIESELIPLLSSELKESAMPTVDGEPDTDWIEPRKYVGIWWTMIAGSANWEYRPDDSFDSPEDAAGYVHGARTERMKRYMNFAAENGLDSVLVEGWNEGWDTYPGDGTGLEFGVDDSYPDFDVREVTDFGRSLESDAEMTIHNETAGALPHYEDQILNDDIFQQYEDVGIHSIKNGYVSDPGLGIEGDGAEPTHNQHNQLAVNHHRLVIEAAAANRQMLEIHEGIKPTGEIRTYPNVANREVVKAQEYDGFEQLSADVAPDHHVTLPFTRNLAGPVSYQPGIFDITFNDDRGGQIQTTRAKQLALYPNYLSGLQMVADRVEAYVDETLVVGECLQAASGDIDGFVTLDEWRNAFGTNYVAVDPNRVPSGSSVSFTVEDAEAGTHELHLRYAAAPEDNARRVVEAGETRATLRVNGETTTINPDFTGYWDQWAVFTTEIDLEDGDNEIAIELHYDESGEAFEGDVGGFNLNTIGVSEPDAPSPVPAEYEGYTPENENFDAKPAFEFIESVPAAGWDETHVVDSEIGDYVVTARRKGEEWYVGAMTDEGGRAVDVPLEFLAPGKSGGKGNGNGPEGPKYVAEIYSDGLGGGYESDPEAVRIDEAVVDPSATILASMARSGGTAIRLRPATGEEREELPTYERPTQDVRYEIDDRAGLDDPFITATGSNDGDFVGGTTVAIEVDGERETVDNVRLSPGATDETVALGYAITSIGTYDVVLRDPDDGTALASETVTVAPGDLVAEFDDPAGDDRGPGEYTYPTSDDFREGAFDLRSFAVYEADDAYRFAFEVEELYDTFGGEFSPHYFAVYLRDPSLDGGRSTELGDLEVTAAFDADWHYRVAASGFGSSVVDAAGTDLGSPSIIVDFESDTAVLSVEKDALGVDIANAEVVPVVGSEDRGTFRDVGVEAEGYVFGGAREDAVENAPRIVDLLTPPDVDQSEALAYDADSLATLPFVEL, encoded by the coding sequence ATGTCTGAAGAACATTTACAACAATCGTTCTCTCATTCGAGTCGCCGCCGGTTCCTCGGCGGTGTAACGGGACTCGCGGCCGCGGCAGCGTACACGCGAGCCGTCCCCGAAGACGCGGCGGCGCGAGTCGCGAACGGCGACGACCGCGCCGTCCAGTGCGTCAGTTCGCCGGACGGTACCGTCGAGGTGACCGTCGACGTCTCCGACGGGACCCCGCGCTACGCGGTGGCGGTCGACGGCACGACCCCTCTCGAGCCGTCACCGATCGGCTTCGACTTCCGGAACCAGCCCTCGTTCGGGGCGAGCGCGGACGGCACGACCGGTTCCGACGTCGCGGTCACCGGGAGCGAACGCGCGTCGGAAACGGAGGTCTGGGAGCCCGTCTGGGGCGCGTACGATAGCGTGAGCGCCGAGTACAACGCGCTCGTGGTCGGACTCGAGGAGACGGCCGAACCGGGCCGGTCGGCGAACCTCGAGGTCCGCGTCTTCGACGACGGCGTCGGCCTCCGGGTCGTTTTCGGCGACAGTTTCGCGAGCAACAGCGGACGGGCCGTCGTCACGTCGGAGAACACCGCGTTCGCGTTCGCCGACGACGACACCGCCTGGTGGATCCGAAACGAGGTCACCAACCCCCGGTTCGAACAGGAGTACGAGGAGACGCCGCTCAGCGAAATCCCCGGCGGTCGGCGGGAGACCCGACCCACGGGGACGCCGATGCGAAACGGCGCGCACACGCCGCTGACCGTCGAGACAGGCGACGGTGACGTCTACCTGAGCGTTCACGAGGCGGACCTCGAGGACTACGCGGCCGCGACGCTCGCGCCGCGGTCCGACGAGGGCGGAACGGAGCTCGTCACGGAGCTCACGCCGCTGCCGGACGGAACGAAGGCGTCGCTGGAACTCCCGAACGCGACGCCGTGGCGGACGATCCAGATCGGCCGCCGGCCGGGCGACCTGATCGAGTCGGAGCTGATCCCGCTGTTGAGCTCCGAACTGAAGGAGTCGGCCATGCCGACGGTCGACGGCGAGCCCGACACCGACTGGATCGAGCCGCGCAAGTACGTCGGCATCTGGTGGACGATGATCGCCGGCTCCGCCAACTGGGAGTACCGGCCGGACGACTCCTTCGACAGTCCCGAGGACGCGGCGGGATACGTCCACGGCGCCCGGACCGAACGGATGAAGCGCTACATGAACTTCGCGGCGGAGAACGGTCTCGACAGCGTCCTCGTCGAGGGGTGGAACGAGGGCTGGGACACCTATCCCGGCGACGGCACCGGACTCGAGTTCGGCGTCGACGACTCCTATCCGGACTTCGACGTTCGCGAGGTGACCGACTTCGGGCGCTCGCTCGAGTCCGACGCGGAGATGACGATCCACAACGAGACCGCTGGCGCGCTGCCCCACTACGAGGACCAGATTCTGAACGACGACATCTTCCAGCAGTACGAGGACGTCGGCATTCACTCGATCAAGAACGGCTACGTCTCCGACCCAGGGCTGGGTATCGAGGGCGACGGCGCCGAGCCGACGCACAACCAGCACAACCAGCTCGCGGTCAACCACCACCGGCTGGTCATCGAGGCCGCCGCGGCGAACCGCCAGATGCTCGAGATCCACGAGGGGATCAAGCCGACCGGGGAGATCCGGACCTACCCCAACGTCGCCAACCGCGAGGTCGTCAAGGCCCAGGAGTACGACGGCTTCGAGCAGTTGAGCGCCGACGTCGCTCCGGACCACCACGTCACGCTCCCGTTCACCCGGAATCTGGCCGGGCCGGTCAGCTACCAGCCGGGTATCTTCGACATCACGTTTAACGACGATCGGGGCGGGCAGATACAGACGACGCGAGCGAAACAGCTCGCCCTCTATCCCAACTACCTGAGCGGGCTGCAGATGGTCGCCGACCGCGTCGAGGCCTACGTCGACGAGACACTCGTCGTCGGCGAGTGCCTGCAGGCGGCCTCCGGCGACATCGACGGCTTCGTCACGCTGGACGAGTGGCGAAACGCCTTCGGCACGAACTACGTCGCGGTCGACCCGAACCGCGTTCCGTCGGGGTCGTCCGTCTCCTTCACCGTCGAAGACGCCGAGGCGGGCACGCACGAACTCCACCTCCGGTACGCGGCGGCCCCCGAGGACAACGCCCGGCGAGTCGTCGAGGCCGGCGAAACCCGGGCGACGCTACGCGTCAACGGCGAGACGACGACCATCAACCCCGACTTCACCGGCTACTGGGACCAGTGGGCGGTCTTCACGACGGAAATCGACCTCGAGGACGGCGACAACGAGATCGCGATCGAACTACACTACGACGAGTCGGGCGAGGCGTTCGAGGGCGACGTCGGCGGCTTCAACCTCAACACGATCGGGGTCAGCGAACCCGACGCGCCGTCTCCGGTCCCGGCCGAGTACGAGGGGTACACGCCCGAGAACGAGAACTTCGACGCGAAACCCGCATTCGAGTTCATCGAGTCGGTTCCCGCGGCCGGCTGGGACGAGACGCACGTCGTCGATAGCGAGATCGGCGACTACGTCGTCACCGCCCGCCGGAAGGGCGAGGAGTGGTACGTCGGCGCGATGACCGACGAGGGCGGCCGCGCCGTCGACGTGCCGCTCGAGTTCCTCGCGCCCGGAAAGTCCGGCGGCAAGGGGAACGGAAACGGTCCCGAGGGCCCCAAGTACGTCGCCGAGATCTACTCCGACGGCCTCGGCGGCGGCTACGAGTCCGACCCCGAGGCCGTCAGGATCGACGAGGCCGTCGTCGATCCGAGCGCGACGATCCTCGCCTCGATGGCCCGCAGCGGCGGGACGGCGATCCGACTCCGTCCCGCGACGGGCGAGGAACGCGAGGAGCTCCCGACCTACGAGCGGCCCACCCAGGACGTGCGCTACGAGATCGACGATCGAGCGGGACTCGACGATCCGTTCATTACGGCGACCGGCTCGAACGACGGCGATTTCGTCGGCGGGACTACGGTCGCGATCGAGGTCGACGGCGAGCGCGAGACCGTCGACAACGTCCGGCTCTCGCCCGGAGCGACCGACGAGACCGTCGCTCTCGGCTACGCGATCACGTCGATCGGCACGTACGACGTCGTCCTACGCGATCCGGACGACGGGACCGCCCTCGCGTCCGAAACGGTCACCGTCGCCCCCGGCGACCTCGTCGCCGAGTTCGACGACCCGGCCGGCGACGACCGCGGTCCCGGCGAGTACACCTACCCGACCAGCGACGACTTCCGGGAGGGCGCGTTCGACCTGCGCTCGTTCGCCGTCTACGAGGCCGACGACGCGTATCGGTTCGCCTTCGAAGTCGAAGAGCTCTACGACACCTTCGGCGGAGAGTTCTCGCCCCACTACTTCGCGGTCTATCTCCGCGATCCGTCCCTGGACGGCGGTCGGTCCACCGAACTCGGCGACCTCGAGGTCACCGCTGCCTTCGACGCCGACTGGCACTACCGCGTCGCCGCCAGCGGCTTCGGCTCGAGCGTCGTCGACGCGGCCGGGACCGACCTCGGATCGCCGTCGATCATCGTCGACTTCGAGAGCGATACGGCCGTTCTCTCCGTCGAGAAGGACGCGCTCGGCGTCGACATCGCGAACGCCGAAGTCGTCCCCGTGGTCGGCTCCGAGGACCGCGGGACGTTCCGCGACGTCGGCGTCGAGGCCGAGGGCTACGTCTTCGGCGGCGCGCGCGAAGACGCGGTCGAGAACGCGCCGCGAATCGTCGACCTCCTGACGCCGCCGGACGTCGACCAGTCCGAGGCGCTCGCGTACGACGCGGACTCGCTGGCGACGCTCCCGTTCGTCGAACTGTGA